In Paralcaligenes sp. KSB-10, the following are encoded in one genomic region:
- a CDS encoding flavin reductase family protein, producing the protein MQIRSTDINPEQTYKLLTGIVVPRPIAWVSTRSTAGLINLAPFSCYTIVSNKPPMIGINIGRKAGVRKDTSRHIHETGEFVVNIGDDTLIDAIHQSAVEHPPEISEAALLGLELIKGQAIAVPRLAIAPISMECRLHSVTPFGDTGAEFHVGEIMLFHVRDDLLHNGKIDTAQLRPVARLAGPNYATLGEIISMQPIAQTPKSIIGAKVEPQ; encoded by the coding sequence ATGCAAATACGCTCGACAGACATCAATCCCGAACAAACCTACAAGCTCCTGACAGGAATCGTGGTGCCGCGCCCCATTGCCTGGGTAAGTACGCGCTCGACCGCCGGGCTGATCAACCTGGCGCCATTCAGCTGCTATACCATCGTTTCCAACAAGCCACCGATGATAGGCATCAACATCGGCCGCAAAGCAGGGGTCCGCAAAGACACCTCGCGCCACATTCACGAAACCGGCGAGTTTGTCGTCAACATCGGCGACGACACGCTGATTGACGCCATTCATCAAAGCGCAGTGGAACATCCGCCGGAAATCAGCGAGGCGGCCCTGCTGGGCCTGGAACTGATAAAAGGCCAGGCGATTGCGGTGCCGCGCCTGGCTATCGCACCTATCAGCATGGAGTGCCGCCTGCATTCGGTTACGCCGTTCGGCGACACGGGTGCCGAATTCCATGTTGGTGAAATCATGCTTTTTCACGTGCGTGACGACTTGCTGCATAACGGCAAAATCGATACGGCTCAATTGCGGCCTGTCGCGCGCCTGGCCGGCCCCAATTACGCCACACTGGGAGAAATCATATCCATGCAGCCCATAGCTCAAACACCCAAGTCCATCATCGGCGCCAAAGTCGAGCCGCAATGA
- a CDS encoding IclR family transcriptional regulator, with the protein MIKSVDDKDTTHGAQTVRRAMAILRLLACGQERGVRLTDIVQMSGLNRPTVHRILKALIEEGAVEQHSDTRHYLIGPELTLLGIARTKRFPLLTIADTYLNKLAEQVGDTVFLSVRHGHDSICIGRKTGDHPIQVLSIEVGVRRPLGVGVSGVALLSCLTQEESEAIVHENARRLAVHHLDPQELLERIRTARATDYAYAAAGVMAGTSALAIPVRAKSGEPLAAVTITAMAERLNPQRLPVVLGMMQEQARLIARHHAEVSH; encoded by the coding sequence ATGATCAAGTCCGTCGACGACAAGGACACCACGCATGGTGCGCAGACCGTGCGCCGCGCCATGGCTATTTTGCGCTTGCTGGCCTGCGGGCAGGAGCGCGGCGTAAGGCTGACCGACATCGTGCAGATGTCCGGTCTGAACCGCCCCACGGTGCACCGCATCCTGAAGGCCTTGATAGAAGAAGGCGCGGTCGAACAGCATTCCGATACGCGGCACTATCTTATCGGGCCTGAACTGACGCTATTGGGAATAGCCAGAACCAAGCGATTCCCTTTGCTGACGATTGCCGACACCTATCTGAACAAACTGGCGGAACAGGTGGGCGATACGGTATTTTTAAGCGTGCGCCATGGCCACGATTCGATTTGCATAGGTCGTAAAACCGGCGATCATCCGATACAGGTGCTATCGATCGAAGTCGGCGTGCGCCGGCCGCTCGGAGTCGGCGTGTCGGGAGTGGCGCTGCTTTCGTGCCTGACCCAGGAGGAAAGCGAAGCCATCGTGCACGAGAATGCCCGCCGCCTGGCCGTGCATCATCTGGACCCGCAAGAATTGCTGGAGCGTATTCGAACTGCCCGTGCAACGGACTATGCTTACGCCGCTGCCGGTGTCATGGCAGGTACCAGCGCCCTGGCGATTCCGGTGCGGGCCAAAAGCGGCGAGCCTCTAGCCGCGGTAACCATTACGGCGATGGCCGAGCGGCTCAACCCGCAACGCCTGCCAGTCGTGCTGGGCATGATGCAGGAACAGGCGCGCTTGATAGCGCGGCACCATGCCGAAGTAAGCCATTAA
- a CDS encoding RidA family protein, whose protein sequence is MKRTSVYAQGFSHKNPIPAACRIGQMLYSGSIQGTDPATGAYGSSLEAQCELMFAHVRRIVEAGGGTTGHIVKMTVWMNDRSQRAALNTVWLAMFPDPAARPARHTMQASLDGGKLIECDFIAVID, encoded by the coding sequence ATGAAGAGAACCAGCGTGTATGCCCAGGGGTTCAGCCACAAGAACCCCATTCCGGCCGCCTGCCGAATTGGACAAATGCTTTATTCCGGCAGCATTCAGGGCACCGATCCTGCAACCGGAGCGTATGGATCCTCCCTGGAAGCCCAGTGCGAGCTGATGTTCGCCCATGTACGGCGCATTGTCGAGGCCGGTGGAGGAACGACCGGCCATATCGTCAAAATGACGGTATGGATGAATGATCGCTCGCAGCGCGCGGCGTTGAATACGGTATGGCTGGCGATGTTTCCGGACCCCGCGGCCCGGCCCGCCCGCCACACCATGCAGGCCAGCCTCGATGGCGGGAAGCTTATTGAATGCGATTTTATTGCGGTCATTGATTGA
- a CDS encoding amidohydrolase, with protein sequence MPEYLPFNPHPKTPSPLPPPHSCDSQFHVFGPREKYPIRPGAAYEMPTATIEVALRLHKTLGIERGVIVQATTYGADHQIVLDGLAAAGSNYRGCANAAVLLERDDAYLDTLHRAGVRGARFSRQGLGITMSAADFDRAIGRVRELGWYAKFQPEPGGIMDQVSLFESLDIPVIIDHMGRADPSKGEQDASLRKLVELLGRGNFWVMLSLSEKLSRQGFPWDDVVPVARACIGAAPDRVIWGSDWPHPVSVKQPPNEGDLLELLYRYAPDAAVLKKILVDNPAALFGFDS encoded by the coding sequence ATGCCAGAATACCTACCCTTCAACCCTCATCCCAAAACGCCCAGCCCGCTGCCGCCGCCCCACAGTTGCGACAGCCAGTTCCATGTGTTCGGGCCGCGGGAAAAATATCCGATCCGCCCCGGTGCCGCTTACGAGATGCCTACCGCGACCATCGAGGTGGCGCTGCGCCTGCACAAGACCCTGGGCATAGAGCGCGGGGTCATCGTACAGGCTACGACCTATGGCGCAGACCACCAGATCGTGCTGGACGGTCTGGCCGCGGCGGGCTCGAATTATCGGGGATGCGCCAACGCGGCGGTCTTGCTGGAGCGGGATGACGCCTATCTGGATACTCTGCATCGTGCCGGGGTGCGCGGCGCGCGTTTCAGCCGGCAGGGGCTCGGCATCACCATGTCCGCAGCCGATTTCGATCGCGCCATCGGGCGAGTCAGGGAGCTGGGCTGGTATGCGAAGTTTCAGCCTGAACCCGGTGGCATCATGGATCAGGTTTCCCTGTTCGAATCGCTGGACATCCCGGTGATCATTGACCATATGGGGCGGGCCGATCCGTCCAAGGGGGAGCAAGACGCAAGCTTGCGCAAACTGGTCGAATTGCTGGGACGCGGCAATTTTTGGGTCATGCTGTCCTTGAGCGAGAAGCTCTCCAGGCAGGGATTCCCCTGGGACGACGTAGTGCCGGTGGCGCGTGCCTGTATCGGCGCGGCGCCCGATCGCGTCATATGGGGCAGCGATTGGCCGCATCCGGTATCGGTCAAGCAGCCTCCGAACGAAGGCGATCTGCTTGAACTGCTTTATCGTTATGCGCCGGATGCCGCGGTACTCAAGAAAATCCTGGTCGATAACCCTGCCGCATTGTTTGGATTCGATTCATGA
- a CDS encoding Bug family tripartite tricarboxylate transporter substrate binding protein, translated as MMSLALTYGINANATQWPSQPVKIVVPYPPGGNVDVAARIIAPGLQEAFGQPFIVENKPGAGGMIAGEYVARSAPDGYTLFMAANGPLLYSPLIFGRTPYQWKKSFEPISSVSYTPMVLQVRPSLPVKTVADLIALAKKEPGKLNMAAPGAGTSNHLVSELLQAVTGAHWTTVQYKGNAPAMTDLLGGQVDFDFDQISVALPFIKQGKLRPLAVTTDKRVKSLPNVPTFAEAGVKDMVATTFTGLLAPKGTPKDVVDRLSAALHKILGQQDVIDKFDGLGAEARAATPREFTDYLASEDARWTPIIKRAHIRAN; from the coding sequence ATGATGTCGTTGGCATTGACGTATGGCATCAACGCCAACGCCACACAATGGCCAAGCCAACCAGTCAAGATCGTCGTGCCATATCCACCGGGTGGCAATGTCGATGTGGCTGCCAGAATTATTGCGCCAGGTTTGCAAGAGGCGTTTGGCCAGCCTTTTATTGTGGAAAACAAGCCAGGGGCGGGCGGCATGATTGCCGGTGAATATGTGGCGCGCTCGGCGCCCGATGGATACACCTTGTTCATGGCCGCAAATGGACCTTTGCTTTACAGCCCGCTTATTTTCGGCCGCACTCCTTATCAATGGAAAAAGAGTTTCGAGCCTATCAGTTCCGTGTCGTATACACCTATGGTCTTGCAGGTGCGTCCCTCCCTGCCTGTCAAGACGGTGGCCGATTTGATTGCGCTGGCCAAAAAAGAACCGGGCAAATTGAATATGGCGGCGCCGGGCGCCGGCACGAGCAATCATCTGGTCAGCGAGCTGCTGCAGGCGGTCACCGGAGCGCACTGGACTACCGTGCAGTACAAGGGCAATGCGCCGGCAATGACCGATTTGCTCGGCGGCCAGGTGGATTTCGATTTCGACCAGATTTCAGTCGCCTTGCCGTTCATCAAGCAGGGCAAGCTGCGCCCGCTGGCCGTCACGACCGACAAACGGGTAAAGTCCCTGCCCAATGTCCCCACTTTCGCCGAAGCCGGTGTCAAAGACATGGTGGCAACGACCTTCACCGGTCTTCTGGCTCCCAAGGGAACGCCCAAGGACGTTGTGGATCGCCTCAGCGCGGCCCTGCACAAAATACTCGGGCAGCAAGATGTCATAGATAAATTTGATGGGCTCGGCGCCGAAGCGCGTGCTGCCACGCCTCGGGAATTCACCGATTATCTCGCCAGCGAAGACGCCCGGTGGACTCCCATCATCAAGCGTGCGCATATCAGGGCCAATTGA